From Lawsonia intracellularis PHE/MN1-00, the proteins below share one genomic window:
- the lpxK gene encoding tetraacyldisaccharide 4'-kinase, which yields MDFIELQKNLGFILLPLSYLYTLVMRIRRAIGKIGLLGRLDPYCPCISVGNISWGGTGKTPVIDWLLDWAEQKQLSVSVLTRGYKSDNSSTILPLYVKPHHKPKEVGDEPLMLALEHPNASILVDPNRIRSGRYAVQVLKPDLLLLDDGFQQVGVKKTLDFVLLSEEDLTKQWNRVIPAGSWREGSQALEDASAFLIKADKEKMQSLLPIIQNRLFHFGKPVFSFYLKPVLLKGAGLSEAVTAKEFAGRSYILVTGVGNPNQVLHTVESYLGYSPETHIIFSDHHRYTFQDINRLLSFNLPIICTMKDFVKLQWLPVSELWGLQVKTVFEGYLWSKYSFPQWLAALWDEKHHNIVDSLGEDIEDYKGFNSSVTLFFEEQGEESIPPEYEQSIQDKAVSNDLIIFDDERSDVDEVSVIQNNNNVEVQHTDDHEEIDNMRTTVILPESPQNLYHGSHVMDEATFSNKRERDILRNDSNDNNSERAT from the coding sequence ATGGATTTCATTGAATTACAAAAAAATTTAGGATTTATTCTATTACCATTGTCGTATCTTTATACTCTAGTTATGAGAATACGTAGAGCTATTGGAAAGATAGGTTTATTGGGTCGACTAGATCCATATTGTCCATGTATTTCTGTAGGTAATATTTCTTGGGGAGGTACAGGAAAAACTCCAGTGATCGACTGGTTACTCGATTGGGCAGAACAAAAACAGTTATCAGTATCTGTTTTAACAAGAGGATATAAGTCGGATAATAGTTCTACTATATTACCTTTATATGTAAAGCCTCACCATAAGCCCAAAGAAGTTGGTGATGAACCTCTTATGTTAGCTTTAGAGCATCCAAATGCATCTATTTTAGTAGATCCAAATAGAATTCGTTCAGGAAGATATGCTGTACAAGTATTAAAGCCAGATTTATTACTTTTAGATGATGGATTTCAGCAGGTTGGTGTAAAAAAAACTCTAGACTTTGTATTATTAAGTGAGGAAGATTTAACAAAACAATGGAATAGAGTTATTCCAGCAGGCTCATGGAGAGAAGGTAGCCAAGCACTTGAGGATGCAAGTGCTTTTCTTATCAAGGCAGATAAGGAAAAAATGCAATCACTTTTGCCTATTATTCAAAATAGATTATTTCATTTTGGTAAACCAGTCTTTAGTTTTTATTTAAAACCAGTTTTATTAAAAGGAGCAGGTTTGTCAGAGGCAGTAACAGCTAAAGAGTTTGCTGGCCGCTCATATATTTTAGTTACAGGTGTGGGGAATCCAAATCAGGTATTACATACAGTTGAGTCATATTTAGGTTATTCTCCAGAAACTCATATCATTTTTTCTGATCATCATAGATATACTTTTCAAGATATTAATCGACTTCTTTCTTTTAATCTTCCTATTATTTGTACAATGAAAGACTTTGTAAAACTGCAGTGGTTACCTGTTAGTGAACTTTGGGGATTACAAGTAAAAACAGTATTTGAAGGATATTTGTGGTCAAAGTATAGTTTCCCACAATGGTTAGCTGCATTGTGGGATGAAAAGCATCATAATATTGTAGATTCGTTAGGGGAAGATATAGAGGATTACAAAGGATTTAATAGTTCGGTAACACTATTTTTTGAAGAGCAGGGAGAGGAAAGTATCCCTCCAGAGTATGAGCAATCTATTCAAGATAAGGCTGTCTCTAATGATTTAATTATTTTTGATGATGAACGTAGTGACGTTGATGAAGTTAGTGTTATACAGAACAATAACAATGTAGAAGTACAACATACTGATGATCATGAAGAGATAGATAACATGAGGACTACTGTTATACTTCCAGAATCTCCCCAAAACCTTTATCATGGTAGTCATGTTATGGATGAAGCTACTTTTTCTAATAAAAGAGAAAGAGATATACTACGTAATGATAGTAATGATAATAACAGTGAAAGAGCCACCTGA
- the tpx gene encoding thiol peroxidase, translating to MVKERKDIITFLGNPLTLMGNPVSIGEKAPDFTVLANDLSPRTLSDYANNILILSAVPSLDTGVCDIETQRFNSEAAKLGEKVRILTISCDLPFAQARWCGATGVSAVETLSDHRELSFGYAYGIAIKELRLLARAVFVVDTNGMITYQEIVPEMTHEPNYTAIFEAVNTAS from the coding sequence ATGGTTAAGGAACGTAAGGATATAATAACTTTTCTAGGGAATCCATTAACTCTTATGGGTAATCCTGTTTCTATAGGGGAAAAGGCACCAGACTTTACAGTTCTTGCAAATGATCTCTCTCCTCGGACTTTAAGTGACTATGCTAATAATATATTAATATTAAGTGCTGTCCCCTCATTAGATACAGGAGTATGTGATATAGAAACACAACGTTTTAATAGTGAGGCAGCAAAACTTGGTGAAAAAGTTCGTATCTTAACTATTAGTTGTGATTTACCTTTTGCACAAGCACGTTGGTGTGGAGCTACTGGTGTGAGTGCAGTAGAAACACTTTCTGACCATAGAGAACTTTCCTTTGGTTATGCATATGGTATAGCTATTAAAGAGTTGCGCTTGTTAGCACGGGCTGTCTTTGTTGTTGATACAAACGGGATGATTACCTATCAAGAAATTGTTCCTGAGATGACACACGAGCCTAACTATACTGCTATCTTTGAAGCAGTTAATACTGCGAGTTAA
- a CDS encoding tetratricopeptide repeat protein: MSKNNKISIPLNNTYSLVRWDLLKFEQQLCNSIKLILPFKNYAIYFPQHHLPKNPEWLPEEQKLFLPFWYKDELLGVVMIRNPDPTLTEMLLPVLPGLTTLFLAQLELHKKAQLDFLTGLMTRQNFIQLLTEEIELIQSSLNNNRYGGVEETTHYKSSIAVIIIRFNGLSKLTHEISYNFVENIIADLADIFIQSIPNHTIPARTGEYEFALLIPETNRSQCDTIASKILFCLNQYKKPSPLTDRYISISPHAGYAIYPQDMDRTKKVTMDTHVNLILHKAGLAAETAYSRLFHGGKNIMGYGSLLYEGGEICQILPLAQVAINLGREIGAYEGQHFSVWTTHYHNPKKLKENHIPIYKGEIVLLEVKETSSIAEIVYLGDPTQPFEIGDMLLLLDEEHSLLQEKSYERQQKIKTHKLDPTTGLLQHFDFVTKFSESYRKYTQFSLAIIHTANKTLNSTSQEQINHYIKEIAVKCHLLNNNLNDSELFGGRFALNSLIFFHTNTQPESLYAHYTALSTKISQELNITLSVGIAYWPFLTLQPLDILECCRKALEYALLLPPPHVGIFNSLAINISADKKHCRGDLFSAIEEYKLALLADKNNALARNSLGVCIASLGHYNEAQKHFKEALQLLPTEPMISYNLGMTYQNLGDITSATQYFHNCLTLCPTHLYAAIRLGALAESTNNTQEAIKYYNQALSINKKHALPYRHLAMLAFKEGKKEKAREYLHQALLYNPHDTTTLMLMAKMYLDSGEDPEIAETLSRQCVAQRPDIKSNWIEFARALEAQGKKKEANKAWLKANEL; this comes from the coding sequence ATGAGCAAAAATAATAAGATATCTATTCCTCTCAATAATACTTATTCTTTAGTACGTTGGGACTTACTAAAGTTTGAACAACAACTATGTAATAGTATTAAATTAATCCTTCCTTTTAAAAATTATGCTATTTACTTTCCACAGCATCATCTCCCCAAAAATCCTGAATGGCTTCCCGAAGAACAAAAACTATTTCTTCCATTCTGGTACAAAGACGAATTATTAGGCGTTGTCATGATTCGTAATCCTGATCCTACCTTAACAGAGATGTTACTCCCTGTTCTGCCAGGGTTAACTACTTTATTTTTAGCACAACTTGAACTTCATAAAAAAGCACAACTTGATTTTCTTACTGGCCTAATGACACGCCAAAATTTTATCCAATTGCTTACAGAAGAAATAGAGCTTATCCAGTCCTCACTCAATAATAACAGATATGGTGGAGTAGAAGAAACAACTCATTATAAAAGCAGTATAGCTGTTATAATCATTCGTTTTAATGGACTATCTAAATTAACCCACGAAATAAGCTATAACTTTGTAGAAAATATTATTGCTGATCTTGCTGATATTTTTATACAATCCATACCTAACCATACAATTCCTGCAAGAACTGGTGAGTATGAATTTGCATTACTAATACCAGAAACAAATAGATCTCAATGTGATACTATCGCAAGCAAAATCCTTTTTTGTTTAAATCAATATAAAAAACCTTCTCCCCTAACTGACCGTTATATCAGTATTAGCCCTCATGCAGGCTATGCTATTTATCCACAAGACATGGATAGAACAAAAAAAGTTACTATGGATACCCATGTTAACCTCATCCTACATAAAGCAGGACTTGCTGCTGAAACAGCTTACTCCAGACTTTTTCATGGTGGGAAAAATATTATGGGATATGGAAGCCTTCTTTATGAAGGAGGAGAAATTTGTCAAATTCTACCATTAGCACAAGTCGCTATAAATTTAGGAAGAGAAATTGGAGCCTATGAAGGACAACATTTTTCTGTTTGGACAACACATTATCATAATCCTAAAAAGCTAAAAGAAAATCATATTCCCATCTATAAAGGAGAAATTGTACTGCTTGAAGTAAAAGAAACCAGTAGTATAGCAGAAATAGTTTACCTTGGAGATCCTACACAACCTTTCGAAATTGGAGATATGCTCCTACTCCTTGATGAAGAACATAGTTTATTACAAGAAAAATCTTATGAAAGGCAACAAAAAATAAAAACACATAAACTAGATCCCACAACAGGTCTCCTTCAACATTTTGACTTTGTAACAAAATTTTCAGAATCTTATAGAAAATATACTCAATTTTCTTTAGCCATTATTCATACAGCTAATAAAACTTTAAATAGTACATCTCAAGAACAAATAAACCACTATATCAAAGAGATAGCAGTAAAATGTCATTTATTAAATAATAACCTCAATGATAGCGAATTATTTGGTGGACGATTTGCACTTAATAGTCTTATCTTCTTCCATACTAATACTCAACCTGAATCACTTTATGCACATTACACAGCATTATCTACAAAAATTTCTCAAGAATTAAATATAACTTTAAGCGTAGGTATTGCCTATTGGCCTTTTCTAACATTACAACCACTAGACATTTTAGAATGTTGTCGCAAAGCATTGGAATATGCTCTTCTTCTACCACCCCCTCATGTAGGGATATTTAACTCACTAGCTATAAATATCAGTGCTGACAAAAAACACTGTAGGGGAGATTTATTCAGTGCTATTGAAGAATATAAACTTGCTCTACTTGCAGATAAAAATAATGCTTTAGCACGGAATTCACTAGGTGTTTGTATTGCAAGCCTTGGACACTACAATGAAGCCCAAAAACATTTTAAGGAAGCACTCCAACTCTTACCAACAGAACCAATGATCTCCTATAATCTTGGTATGACATACCAGAACTTAGGAGATATTACATCTGCGACTCAATACTTCCATAACTGTCTTACACTATGTCCAACACATCTATATGCAGCTATTAGACTTGGGGCTCTTGCAGAGTCTACAAATAATACTCAAGAAGCAATAAAATATTATAACCAGGCATTATCTATAAATAAAAAACATGCATTACCATATAGGCATCTTGCAATGCTTGCTTTTAAAGAGGGGAAAAAAGAAAAAGCAAGAGAATATCTTCATCAGGCACTATTATATAATCCACATGATACAACTACACTTATGCTTATGGCAAAAATGTATTTAGATAGTGGTGAAGATCCCGAAATTGCTGAAACTCTTTCTCGTCAATGTGTTGCTCAACGGCCAGATATTAAATCAAACTGGATTGAATTTGCTAGAGCTCTTGAGGCACAAGGGAAAAAAAAAGAAGCAAACAAAGCTTGGCTAAAAGCAAATGAATTATAA
- a CDS encoding heavy metal translocating P-type ATPase: MTYTIHNLHCRGCAIRIEEQIQSLPGISFASIDELTHHLVIEGSAPDLIELNKIAGEILPGVYFEPYSTNAIDEEVSWPPSLWIASLFFIIGILFQEKLYKFSLSVVTDAIFFGIPYVLCGWSVLLQGLKCVLRKDFFNEFTLMGGATLIAIALGDFSEAVGVMFFYRIGEYIQERTLIKSKKSIRALLATKPSIAHLVQKNHIQDVSPESLQPGANLLVRPGEKIPLDGIVESGTSQVDTSPLTGESVPTVVHVGSQVFGGTINIMGSLIIKATATYKDSSISRMLELVENAVARKAPTERFITRFARYYTPLVVLSAILVAILPPLFGLGTLQEWIYRGLILIVISCPCALLISIPLGYLGGIGAASRQGILVKGGSVFDALQKIKIVAFDKTGTLTKARFEVTGILLNKGVSREYLLQSAAMAVTYSSHPIVRPILDIVNQKPQVSGIALKEIPGKGIVATYKETSLVVGNETLLREHGFEPIIVDRPGSIIHVARDANYLGVIVVTDTLKSDAVEAIRCLKKYVNKVVMLTGDRPDSAEGIAKIIQVDEYRAGLLPEDKVAVIESFGPIEQTLFVGDGINDAPVLAYSGVGVAMGKLGAESAIEVADAVILDDSPVRVVDLIRIARKTYIIVLQNIILALGIKTVIMGFGIAGLSTLWEAVFADVGVALLAVFNSTRAGKLKNF, encoded by the coding sequence ATGACATATACTATCCATAATTTGCACTGTAGAGGTTGCGCTATTCGCATAGAAGAGCAAATACAGTCTTTACCAGGAATATCATTTGCTTCTATTGATGAATTAACACATCATCTTGTTATAGAAGGTAGTGCCCCAGACTTAATAGAACTTAATAAGATAGCAGGTGAGATTTTACCTGGAGTTTATTTTGAACCTTATTCTACTAATGCAATAGATGAAGAGGTTTCGTGGCCTCCTTCACTATGGATAGCTAGCCTTTTCTTTATTATTGGTATTCTTTTTCAAGAAAAATTATATAAATTTTCCCTTTCAGTTGTCACAGATGCAATTTTTTTTGGTATACCATATGTTTTATGTGGATGGAGTGTTTTACTACAAGGTTTGAAGTGTGTATTACGCAAAGATTTTTTTAATGAATTTACCTTAATGGGTGGAGCTACGCTTATAGCTATTGCTCTTGGAGATTTCTCGGAAGCTGTGGGAGTGATGTTTTTTTATCGTATTGGTGAATACATTCAAGAAAGAACATTAATAAAATCTAAAAAGTCCATTAGGGCTTTACTGGCAACAAAACCTTCTATTGCACATTTAGTGCAAAAAAATCATATACAAGATGTTTCTCCTGAATCTCTGCAGCCTGGAGCTAATTTGCTTGTAAGACCAGGAGAAAAGATACCTTTGGATGGCATTGTAGAATCAGGTACTTCACAAGTTGATACTTCTCCTCTCACTGGAGAGTCAGTACCGACTGTTGTACATGTTGGGAGCCAAGTCTTTGGTGGAACTATTAATATCATGGGTTCATTAATTATAAAAGCTACAGCAACTTATAAGGATTCTTCTATATCCAGAATGTTAGAGTTGGTTGAAAATGCAGTAGCACGGAAAGCACCTACAGAGAGGTTTATAACACGCTTTGCAAGGTATTATACTCCATTAGTTGTTTTATCTGCTATTTTAGTAGCAATATTACCTCCATTGTTTGGACTAGGAACTTTACAGGAGTGGATATATAGAGGATTAATTTTAATTGTCATTTCTTGTCCTTGTGCACTCCTTATTTCTATTCCACTGGGGTATTTAGGTGGAATAGGTGCTGCTTCACGTCAAGGTATTCTTGTTAAAGGTGGAAGTGTATTTGATGCTCTTCAAAAAATTAAAATTGTAGCTTTTGATAAAACAGGAACATTAACTAAGGCAAGATTTGAAGTTACAGGGATACTTCTTAATAAAGGAGTCTCTCGTGAATATTTACTACAGTCGGCAGCAATGGCTGTAACATACTCTTCTCACCCTATTGTTCGTCCTATTTTAGATATTGTTAATCAAAAACCTCAGGTAAGTGGTATAGCATTAAAAGAAATCCCGGGGAAAGGTATTGTTGCAACATATAAAGAGACATCTCTTGTTGTTGGCAATGAAACCTTGTTAAGGGAACATGGTTTTGAGCCTATTATCGTAGATAGGCCTGGCAGTATCATACATGTTGCTAGGGATGCTAACTACCTTGGTGTTATTGTTGTTACTGATACATTAAAGTCGGATGCGGTAGAAGCTATAAGATGTTTAAAAAAATATGTTAATAAAGTGGTTATGTTAACAGGAGATCGCCCTGACTCTGCTGAAGGTATAGCAAAAATTATACAGGTAGATGAGTATAGGGCAGGGTTATTACCTGAAGATAAGGTTGCTGTGATAGAGTCATTTGGGCCTATTGAGCAAACATTATTTGTAGGAGATGGTATTAACGATGCTCCAGTTTTAGCTTATTCAGGTGTTGGTGTAGCTATGGGTAAATTAGGAGCAGAATCAGCTATTGAAGTAGCTGATGCAGTAATTTTAGATGATTCACCAGTACGTGTAGTAGATCTTATACGTATTGCACGAAAAACATACATTATTGTTTTACAAAATATTATACTAGCGTTAGGGATAAAAACTGTTATTATGGGGTTTGGTATAGCAGGCCTTTCTACATTATGGGAAGCTGTATTTGCTGATGTAGGTGTAGCATTATTAGCTGTTTTTAATTCAACTCGAGCTGGTAAATTAAAAAACTTTTAA
- the panF gene encoding sodium/pantothenate symporter: MQQYIIFIPIIIYLGLTFFIALLTNKHLTITNSDTFIKEYFIGSRSMGGFILAMSIIASYTSASSFIGGPGAAYEYGLSWVLLAMIQAPVAFLTLGILGKRFAIMARKVNAVTLVDFLRVRYQSDILVVFCCIGLLTFFMAAMLAQFIGGARLFQTITGFSYEYGLVIFVLTVTFYTVVGGFRAVVTTDALQGIVMAISSILILCVVIYNGGGIENCILTLKNIDPGLITPTGPDGLLSPTLMFSFWILIGFGVLGLPQTAQKCMGYKNSYSMHKAMIIGTVVIGFMLLNIHLAGVFGRVIIPDLSIGDFVMPSLIVKLLPEFWAGLFIAGPLAAIMSTVDTMLLLASAVIVKDVYIHYKWKGDISSVSQKHIKQISTGCTLLLGLLVFVLALDPPMLLVWINLFAFGGLEVVFLWPILFGIYWKKANATGAICAIITGMITFWSISIFNFSFGNVYSIVPSLLLSGIAFIIGSYQGQPTSKEILWLFWGEKE, from the coding sequence ATGCAGCAGTATATTATTTTTATTCCCATTATCATATATTTGGGACTTACTTTTTTTATTGCACTACTGACAAATAAACATCTTACTATAACAAATTCAGATACATTTATTAAAGAGTACTTTATTGGAAGCCGCTCTATGGGTGGTTTTATTTTAGCAATGTCTATTATAGCAAGTTATACAAGTGCAAGTAGTTTTATTGGTGGTCCTGGAGCTGCTTATGAGTATGGATTAAGTTGGGTTTTACTTGCAATGATTCAAGCTCCTGTTGCTTTTTTAACTCTTGGAATCCTTGGGAAGCGGTTTGCTATTATGGCACGAAAGGTAAATGCAGTAACATTAGTAGATTTTCTTCGTGTTCGCTATCAAAGTGATATTCTTGTTGTATTTTGTTGTATAGGGCTACTTACATTTTTTATGGCAGCAATGCTTGCACAGTTTATTGGTGGAGCTAGGCTTTTTCAAACCATAACTGGTTTCTCTTATGAGTATGGTCTTGTCATTTTTGTTCTTACAGTGACATTTTATACTGTTGTTGGTGGGTTCAGGGCGGTAGTAACGACAGACGCGTTACAAGGTATAGTTATGGCTATTTCTTCTATACTTATTTTATGTGTTGTTATTTATAATGGTGGTGGGATAGAAAACTGTATTCTTACCCTAAAGAATATAGATCCTGGACTTATTACTCCAACAGGGCCAGATGGACTTCTATCTCCTACTCTTATGTTTTCTTTTTGGATACTTATTGGTTTTGGTGTTCTTGGTCTCCCACAAACTGCTCAAAAATGTATGGGTTATAAGAATTCATATTCAATGCATAAAGCTATGATCATAGGTACAGTTGTTATTGGATTTATGCTATTAAATATACACTTAGCAGGAGTATTCGGGCGTGTTATTATACCTGATTTATCTATAGGAGATTTTGTTATGCCATCTCTTATAGTAAAATTACTTCCAGAATTTTGGGCAGGATTATTCATAGCAGGTCCATTAGCAGCTATTATGTCAACTGTAGATACAATGCTTTTGTTAGCATCAGCAGTTATCGTTAAAGACGTCTACATTCACTATAAATGGAAAGGTGATATTTCGTCTGTTTCTCAAAAACATATTAAGCAAATAAGTACTGGATGTACATTGTTATTAGGTTTACTTGTTTTTGTTCTAGCGTTAGATCCTCCAATGCTATTGGTATGGATTAATCTTTTTGCTTTTGGCGGCCTTGAAGTTGTATTTCTTTGGCCAATTCTTTTTGGAATATATTGGAAAAAAGCAAATGCTACAGGAGCAATTTGTGCTATTATTACAGGAATGATTACTTTTTGGAGTATAAGTATTTTTAATTTTTCTTTTGGAAATGTTTATTCTATTGTTCCTTCTTTACTGTTATCTGGTATAGCTTTCATTATTGGTAGCTATCAGGGACAGCCTACATCAAAAGAAATCCTTTGGTTATTTTGGGGTGAAAAGGAGTAA
- a CDS encoding YhdT family protein, protein MQHRLSKEIFSRNDKNHTYKQYKQSNYEAWLTSCIYIFYSIWWWLFAYVICNGNVLTYSYILGFPCWFFFSCLIGFPLLCCILWFIIHYFFKEVPLDTPIQNYDPNDINSQIQSEHHPELL, encoded by the coding sequence ATGCAGCATAGATTAAGTAAAGAAATTTTTTCAAGAAATGATAAGAATCATACATATAAACAATATAAACAATCAAATTATGAGGCATGGTTAACATCATGTATATATATTTTTTATAGTATATGGTGGTGGCTTTTTGCCTATGTTATTTGTAATGGGAATGTCCTAACGTATAGTTATATATTAGGATTCCCTTGTTGGTTTTTTTTCAGTTGTCTTATAGGGTTTCCCCTACTTTGTTGTATATTATGGTTTATTATTCATTACTTTTTTAAAGAAGTTCCATTAGATACACCAATTCAAAATTATGACCCAAATGATATAAACTCCCAAATACAGAGTGAACATCATCCAGAATTATTATAA
- a CDS encoding chloride channel protein yields MLQRHILVSPLYKNTKLSFITSVTHGLIIGVCVGSIISLYRLTHTVCLNFILQILHQWLNYVWVIPLWFCILFIISWIIGKLVAYAPHIAGSGVPEVELTLTGDLQLPWGKILISKFIGGWLAILGGLSLGQVGPSIQMGGLIGDGFSRYWLKQQSNFHIIGGIAAGVCAACDAPIAGLLLVFEQIKYPITIRSLIITIFSVIGAQLVLTYGFGIKRMFNFESFLSPILNETPLLIATGIIIGIGGALYNTILLWFRERESKQKVVPNLFRAAPPLFCAGVLIFFLPEITEGGENLIRQLPSFSYSLYFLAILLLFKVIFSAYSTTGNIPGGILMPILSIGATSGLILGNMFAQQEVIGYMQAKSYLIYGMAGFFAATVRAPLTSIILVTEITGALQCIPGTFLVGFLSHFTANLVQSTPIYTSLKKLAYLRLYNNRNL; encoded by the coding sequence ATGTTACAACGCCATATTCTTGTTTCACCACTCTATAAAAATACTAAATTATCTTTTATTACATCTGTAACTCATGGATTAATTATTGGAGTCTGTGTTGGAAGTATCATTTCTTTATATAGGTTAACACACACAGTATGTCTCAATTTTATACTACAGATATTACACCAATGGTTGAACTATGTATGGGTAATCCCATTATGGTTTTGTATACTTTTTATCATTTCCTGGATCATTGGTAAACTTGTAGCTTACGCACCACATATTGCCGGTAGTGGTGTCCCAGAAGTAGAGCTTACACTTACAGGAGATCTCCAATTACCATGGGGAAAAATTCTTATTTCTAAATTTATAGGAGGCTGGCTAGCTATTTTAGGAGGTCTTTCTCTTGGACAAGTAGGTCCTAGTATCCAAATGGGAGGACTAATAGGAGATGGATTTAGTCGCTATTGGCTAAAACAACAATCTAACTTCCATATTATTGGAGGGATTGCTGCAGGAGTCTGTGCTGCATGCGATGCCCCAATTGCAGGCTTATTACTAGTTTTTGAACAAATAAAATATCCTATAACTATACGCTCTTTAATCATTACTATTTTTTCTGTGATTGGTGCACAACTTGTATTAACCTATGGATTTGGTATTAAAAGAATGTTTAACTTTGAGTCATTTCTTAGTCCTATATTAAATGAAACGCCACTACTTATAGCTACTGGCATTATAATAGGGATAGGAGGAGCATTATATAACACTATACTTTTATGGTTCAGAGAGAGGGAAAGTAAACAAAAAGTTGTTCCTAATCTTTTCAGAGCAGCTCCCCCTCTCTTTTGTGCTGGTGTATTAATTTTTTTTCTACCTGAAATTACAGAGGGCGGGGAAAACCTCATACGTCAACTTCCTAGCTTTTCATACTCATTATATTTTTTAGCGATTCTTCTTCTATTTAAAGTTATTTTCTCTGCATACAGCACTACAGGAAACATCCCTGGAGGTATCCTTATGCCTATTCTTTCAATAGGTGCTACCTCTGGCCTCATACTTGGTAACATGTTTGCTCAACAAGAAGTTATTGGATATATGCAAGCAAAAAGTTATCTTATTTATGGTATGGCCGGGTTTTTTGCAGCAACTGTTAGAGCACCTCTAACAAGTATAATATTAGTAACAGAGATAACAGGAGCATTACAGTGTATTCCAGGAACATTTCTTGTAGGCTTTCTAAGTCATTTTACAGCTAACTTAGTACAATCTACACCTATCTATACATCTTTAAAAAAACTTGCTTATCTCAGACTTTATAATAACCGTAATTTATAG
- a CDS encoding M48 family metallopeptidase: MKETLHNYTFTTGEKITVIVKKGSPRRKHIAICITSRGQVVITIPYGVMQKDALQIINKKENWIKHHLIKTLNKPQPSPLTYTTGESHLYLGKRYSLIVLKEKKSRLSLQQRIILNKNEIQVTPFSNNSLTVKRLLFKWYYAEAQQYIAKQLYLLLQQIPWLQTVPTWKIKAMRCCWGSCSPHGVITINTHLIKAPTICINYVLLHEIAHLKEHNHSHNYYKLLTKLMPNWINIKTQLENIAPFVLMS, translated from the coding sequence ATGAAAGAAACATTACATAATTATACATTTACGACAGGAGAAAAAATTACAGTCATAGTTAAAAAAGGTTCACCTAGACGTAAACATATTGCTATTTGTATAACAAGTAGAGGACAAGTTGTTATTACAATACCATATGGAGTAATGCAAAAAGATGCATTACAAATAATAAACAAAAAAGAAAATTGGATTAAACATCACCTCATTAAAACTCTTAACAAACCTCAACCCTCTCCATTAACTTATACTACAGGAGAATCACATTTATACTTAGGAAAAAGATATTCTCTTATTGTTCTTAAAGAAAAAAAATCTCGACTATCCCTGCAACAACGTATCATACTTAACAAAAATGAAATCCAGGTAACTCCATTTTCCAACAACTCATTAACAGTCAAAAGGCTTCTTTTTAAATGGTACTATGCTGAAGCTCAACAATATATTGCAAAGCAATTATATCTACTTTTACAACAAATCCCTTGGTTACAGACAGTTCCTACATGGAAAATTAAAGCAATGCGGTGTTGTTGGGGAAGTTGTTCCCCACATGGCGTAATTACAATTAATACACACCTCATTAAAGCTCCAACAATATGCATTAATTATGTGTTACTTCATGAAATAGCTCACCTTAAGGAGCACAACCATAGCCATAACTATTATAAATTATTAACAAAACTGATGCCAAACTGGATAAACATAAAAACTCAACTAGAAAATATAGCACCATTTGTTTTAATGAGTTAG